In Numida meleagris isolate 19003 breed g44 Domestic line chromosome 3, NumMel1.0, whole genome shotgun sequence, the following are encoded in one genomic region:
- the SERTAD2 gene encoding SERTA domain-containing protein 2 isoform X2 → MQWQAVENLRYMLGKGGKRKFDEHEDGLEGKVVSPTDGPSKVSYTLQRQTIFNISLMKLYNHRPLTEPSLQKTVLINNMLRRIQEELKQEGSLRPVFVTASQPADPLSDNFREAQPAFSHLAAPSLLPTDLVSTTPLESCLTPASLLEDDTFCTSPTVQHDGPTKLPPPALQPVKDSFSSALDEIEELCPAPTSAEAVAVAAESAAGDSKAHPCESSVPKPEGVAESRTAESKLMEPLPGNFEITTSTGFLTDLTLDDILFADIDTSMYDFDPCTSAAGAASKMAPVSADELLKTLAPYSSQPVTPNQPFKMDLTELDHIMEVLVGS, encoded by the coding sequence ATATATGttggggaaaggaggaaagcgGAAGTTTGACGAGCATGAAGATGGGTTGGAAGGCAAAGTGGTGTCTCCTACTGACGGTCCCTCTAAGGTGTCTTACACCTTACAGCGTCAGACTATCTTCAACATTTCCCTTATGAAACTTTATAACCACAGGCCATTAACCGAGCCGAGCTTGCAAAAGACAGTTTTAATTAACAACATGCTGAGGCGAATCCAGGAAGAACTCAAACAAGAAGGCAGCTTGAGGCCCGTGTTCGTGACCGCGTCGCAGCCCGCCGACCCTCTCAGCGACAACTTCCGCGAGGCCCAGCCGGCGTTCAGCCACCTCGCCGCCCCGTCCCTGCTCCCCACTGACTTGGTAAGCACTACGCCCCTGGAGTCCTGCCTCACCCCGGCCTCTTTGCTCGAGGACGACACTTTTTGCACTTCCCCGACTGTCCAGCACGACGGTCCGACGAAACTACCAcctcctgctctccagccaGTCAAGGACAGCTTCTCCTCAGCCTTGGATGAAATCGAGGAGCTCTGTCCCGCACCTACCTCCGCAGAGGCAGTAGCAGTAGCAGCCGAATCCGCCGCCGGCGACTCTAAAGCCCACCCCTGCGAGTCCAGCGTTCCGAAGCCCGAGGGCGTCGCGGAGAGCAGAACGGCCGAGTCCAAACTCATGGAGCCGCTCCCTGGCAACTTCGAGATCACGACTTCCACAGGTTTCCTCACGGACTTGACCCTGGATGACATTCTGTTCGCTGACATTGACACGTCCATGTACGATTTTGACCCCTGCACGTCGGCCGCGGGGGCTGCCTCCAAAATGGCGCCCGTCTCGGCGGACGAGCTCCTAAAGACGCTCGCGCCGTACAGCAGTCAGCCAGTAACTCCAAATCAGCCTTTCAAAATGGACCTCACAGAACTGGATCACATCATGGAGGTGCTTGTCGGgtcttaa
- the SERTAD2 gene encoding SERTA domain-containing protein 2 isoform X1: MLGKGGKRKFDEHEDGLEGKVVSPTDGPSKVSYTLQRQTIFNISLMKLYNHRPLTEPSLQKTVLINNMLRRIQEELKQEGSLRPVFVTASQPADPLSDNFREAQPAFSHLAAPSLLPTDLVSTTPLESCLTPASLLEDDTFCTSPTVQHDGPTKLPPPALQPVKDSFSSALDEIEELCPAPTSAEAVAVAAESAAGDSKAHPCESSVPKPEGVAESRTAESKLMEPLPGNFEITTSTGFLTDLTLDDILFADIDTSMYDFDPCTSAAGAASKMAPVSADELLKTLAPYSSQPVTPNQPFKMDLTELDHIMEVLVGS, translated from the coding sequence ATGttggggaaaggaggaaagcgGAAGTTTGACGAGCATGAAGATGGGTTGGAAGGCAAAGTGGTGTCTCCTACTGACGGTCCCTCTAAGGTGTCTTACACCTTACAGCGTCAGACTATCTTCAACATTTCCCTTATGAAACTTTATAACCACAGGCCATTAACCGAGCCGAGCTTGCAAAAGACAGTTTTAATTAACAACATGCTGAGGCGAATCCAGGAAGAACTCAAACAAGAAGGCAGCTTGAGGCCCGTGTTCGTGACCGCGTCGCAGCCCGCCGACCCTCTCAGCGACAACTTCCGCGAGGCCCAGCCGGCGTTCAGCCACCTCGCCGCCCCGTCCCTGCTCCCCACTGACTTGGTAAGCACTACGCCCCTGGAGTCCTGCCTCACCCCGGCCTCTTTGCTCGAGGACGACACTTTTTGCACTTCCCCGACTGTCCAGCACGACGGTCCGACGAAACTACCAcctcctgctctccagccaGTCAAGGACAGCTTCTCCTCAGCCTTGGATGAAATCGAGGAGCTCTGTCCCGCACCTACCTCCGCAGAGGCAGTAGCAGTAGCAGCCGAATCCGCCGCCGGCGACTCTAAAGCCCACCCCTGCGAGTCCAGCGTTCCGAAGCCCGAGGGCGTCGCGGAGAGCAGAACGGCCGAGTCCAAACTCATGGAGCCGCTCCCTGGCAACTTCGAGATCACGACTTCCACAGGTTTCCTCACGGACTTGACCCTGGATGACATTCTGTTCGCTGACATTGACACGTCCATGTACGATTTTGACCCCTGCACGTCGGCCGCGGGGGCTGCCTCCAAAATGGCGCCCGTCTCGGCGGACGAGCTCCTAAAGACGCTCGCGCCGTACAGCAGTCAGCCAGTAACTCCAAATCAGCCTTTCAAAATGGACCTCACAGAACTGGATCACATCATGGAGGTGCTTGTCGGgtcttaa